A genomic window from Erythrobacter sp. BLCC-B19 includes:
- the mfd gene encoding transcription-repair coupling factor — translation MPDLNRILSARDPLTLASLPRGGVPLVLADLARAAKRRAVFIAPDDAAMRAAADAARFFAPEVEVVTFPAWDCLPYDRASPALSISAERLAALHKLQQPGAAQQLLVTTVNAVLQRVLTPFRVRESVREFRVGTQIGHESLAALLTRQGYSRTDTVIDHGEFAVRGSIVDIFPSSLESGLRLDFFGDELESLRLFDPATQRTVERIDSHLLLPASEALLDEDSIKRFRSRYRELFGANATQDPLYEAVSDGRRLAGMEHWLPLFETRLATLFDHLGKDDVVVIDQSALGAAEERLTDIADYHEQRGRTAVEKKGSYRPLAPDALYLTRDELDAALASQPAHRASGFASDASGNVIDFGFRSARDFAPERGRGENVYEAAATHLVGVSKAGRKSVVATYSTGSARRIAAILDEAGAPTALAETWQQALGLAAKSKTAVVVLPLETGFASDTLELLTEADILGDRLVRRKKKRKDSDAFLAELQALSQGDLVVHIEHGIGRYLGLEAIPVGKSKHDCVALEYAGGDKLFIPVENIDVLTRYGSSDQVVALDKLGGEAWQRRRAKLKERITAIAGELMQVAAARALRQAPALPADPATLGQFTDRFPWSETEDQERAIADVLSDLESGRPMDRLVCGDVGFGKTEVALRAAFVAAMNGQQVAIVAPTTLLARQHYQNFADRFAGFPLHVGRLSRLVSSKEAAETREGLESGQIDLVVGTHAILSKSTKFKNLGLVIVDEEQRFGVTHKERLKQLRADVHVLTLTATPIPRTLQMAMSGLRELSTIQTPPVDRLAVRTYVMEWDDMVIREALLREHHRGGQSFIVVPRISDMADIEEWLREHAPEIKSVSAHGQMSAQEVEERMGAFYDRKYDVLLSTTIVESGLDIPSANTIIIHRADRFGLAQLYQLRGRVGRAKLRAYAYLTHEAGVALSEVAQKRLKVLGDLDSLGAGFQLASHDLDIRGAGNLLGDEQSGHIREVGFELYQAMLEEAILAAKAGDMGLERPRDKLTPQITVDAPIMIPEDYVPDLAVRMALYRRLNQAEGQHEIESLAAEMIDRFGDLPQPTKNLIRLIEIKHQAIIANIAKIDVGARGTLVGFHKDDFPDPAGLIAYVARLNEGGKDTAKLRPDMKLVINRAWGDPLSRLNGLFQLTKGLSGIVRKAAKAKKAA, via the coding sequence ATGCCCGATCTCAACCGCATCCTTTCAGCGCGCGATCCGCTGACCCTCGCCTCTCTGCCGCGCGGGGGCGTGCCGCTGGTGCTGGCCGATCTCGCGCGCGCCGCGAAACGCCGCGCGGTGTTCATCGCGCCCGACGATGCGGCCATGCGGGCAGCGGCCGATGCGGCGCGTTTCTTTGCGCCCGAGGTCGAAGTGGTGACTTTCCCGGCGTGGGACTGCCTTCCCTATGACCGCGCCAGCCCCGCTCTCTCGATCAGTGCCGAACGGCTGGCAGCGCTCCACAAGCTTCAGCAACCGGGCGCCGCGCAGCAATTGCTGGTGACTACGGTCAATGCGGTGCTCCAGCGCGTGCTTACCCCATTCCGGGTGCGAGAAAGCGTACGCGAGTTCCGCGTCGGCACGCAGATCGGGCACGAAAGCCTCGCCGCGCTGCTGACCCGGCAGGGCTACAGCCGCACGGACACGGTGATCGACCACGGCGAGTTCGCTGTGCGCGGGTCGATTGTCGACATCTTTCCCTCGTCACTGGAAAGCGGCCTCAGGCTCGATTTCTTCGGAGACGAACTGGAGAGCCTGCGGCTGTTTGATCCCGCCACGCAGCGGACCGTGGAACGGATCGACAGCCACCTGCTGCTCCCCGCTTCCGAAGCCCTGCTGGATGAGGACAGCATCAAGCGGTTCCGCAGCCGCTACCGCGAGCTTTTCGGGGCCAACGCGACGCAGGATCCGCTTTACGAGGCGGTGTCCGATGGGCGCAGGCTGGCGGGGATGGAGCACTGGCTGCCGCTGTTCGAAACCAGGCTCGCCACCCTTTTCGATCATCTCGGCAAGGATGACGTGGTGGTGATCGACCAGAGCGCGCTTGGCGCGGCCGAAGAGCGCCTTACCGACATCGCCGATTACCATGAACAGCGCGGGCGGACGGCGGTGGAGAAGAAGGGCAGCTATCGCCCGCTCGCCCCCGATGCGCTCTATCTTACGCGGGACGAACTCGACGCGGCGCTCGCCAGCCAGCCCGCCCACCGGGCCAGTGGCTTTGCATCGGATGCCAGCGGCAATGTGATCGATTTCGGCTTCCGCTCAGCCCGCGACTTTGCGCCCGAACGTGGCCGGGGCGAGAACGTCTACGAAGCGGCCGCCACGCATCTGGTTGGCGTGTCGAAGGCAGGCCGCAAGTCGGTTGTCGCCACCTATTCGACCGGCAGTGCGCGGCGCATTGCGGCAATTCTGGATGAGGCAGGCGCGCCCACGGCGCTGGCCGAGACGTGGCAGCAGGCCTTGGGACTGGCGGCCAAGTCGAAGACCGCAGTGGTCGTCCTGCCGCTCGAAACCGGGTTCGCATCTGACACGCTGGAATTGCTGACCGAGGCCGACATCCTCGGCGACAGGCTGGTGCGGCGCAAGAAGAAGCGCAAGGATTCCGACGCTTTCCTCGCTGAACTTCAGGCGCTGTCGCAGGGCGATCTGGTGGTTCACATCGAACACGGGATCGGCCGCTATCTGGGGCTTGAGGCGATCCCGGTGGGCAAGAGCAAGCATGATTGCGTCGCGCTGGAATATGCGGGCGGGGACAAGCTCTTCATTCCTGTTGAGAATATCGACGTCCTCACCCGTTATGGTTCATCCGATCAGGTCGTTGCCCTCGACAAGCTGGGCGGCGAGGCATGGCAGCGCCGCCGGGCGAAGCTCAAGGAGCGCATCACCGCCATCGCCGGCGAGCTGATGCAGGTCGCCGCCGCGCGCGCCTTGCGTCAGGCGCCCGCCTTGCCCGCCGATCCTGCCACGCTCGGCCAGTTCACCGACCGCTTCCCCTGGAGCGAGACCGAGGATCAGGAACGCGCCATCGCCGACGTTCTGTCCGATCTCGAAAGCGGTCGCCCGATGGATCGGCTGGTGTGCGGCGATGTCGGCTTCGGCAAGACCGAGGTCGCCCTGCGCGCGGCCTTCGTTGCTGCCATGAACGGCCAGCAGGTCGCGATTGTTGCCCCCACCACGCTGCTCGCCCGTCAGCATTATCAGAACTTCGCCGACCGCTTTGCCGGGTTCCCGTTGCACGTCGGGCGCCTCTCGCGGCTCGTGTCGTCCAAAGAAGCCGCCGAGACCCGCGAGGGATTGGAGAGCGGCCAGATCGACCTTGTCGTGGGCACCCACGCGATCCTTTCGAAGTCCACCAAGTTCAAGAACCTCGGCCTCGTGATTGTCGATGAAGAACAGCGCTTTGGCGTGACCCACAAGGAACGCTTGAAGCAGCTGCGCGCCGACGTTCACGTCCTCACCCTCACCGCGACCCCGATCCCGCGCACATTGCAGATGGCGATGAGCGGCCTGCGCGAGCTTTCCACCATCCAGACCCCGCCGGTCGACCGCCTCGCGGTGCGCACCTATGTGATGGAGTGGGACGACATGGTGATCCGCGAGGCGCTCCTGCGGGAACACCACCGCGGCGGGCAGAGCTTCATCGTCGTGCCGCGCATTTCGGACATGGCCGATATCGAGGAATGGCTGCGCGAGCACGCCCCTGAAATCAAATCGGTGTCCGCCCACGGCCAGATGTCCGCGCAGGAGGTGGAAGAGCGGATGGGCGCGTTCTATGACCGCAAGTATGACGTCCTGCTCTCGACCACCATCGTCGAAAGCGGATTGGACATTCCCAGCGCCAACACCATCATCATCCACCGCGCCGACCGCTTCGGCCTCGCTCAGCTCTACCAGCTGCGCGGCCGTGTCGGGCGGGCGAAGCTGCGCGCCTATGCCTATCTCACCCACGAGGCGGGCGTGGCCCTGTCGGAAGTCGCGCAAAAGCGGCTGAAGGTGCTCGGCGATCTCGACAGCCTCGGCGCGGGCTTCCAGCTCGCCAGCCACGATCTTGATATTCGCGGCGCAGGCAACCTCTTGGGCGACGAACAATCGGGCCATATCCGCGAAGTCGGCTTCGAACTCTACCAGGCGATGCTGGAAGAGGCGATCCTTGCCGCCAAGGCGGGCGACATGGGCCTCGAACGTCCGCGCGACAAGCTGACCCCGCAGATCACGGTCGATGCGCCGATCATGATCCCTGAAGACTACGTCCCCGATCTCGCCGTGCGCATGGCGCTCTATCGCCGCCTCAACCAGGCCGAAGGGCAGCACGAGATCGAGAGCCTTGCCGCCGAAATGATCGACCGTTTCGGCGATCTGCCGCAGCCGACCAAGAACCTCATCCGCCTGATCGAGATCAAGCATCAGGCGATCATCGCCAACATCGCCAAGATCGACGTCGGCGCGCGCGGCACGCTGGTGGGCTTCCACAAGGACGATTTCCCCGATCCTGCGGGCCTCATCGCCTATGTCGCCCGCCTCAATGAAGGTGGCAAGGACACGGCAAAGCTGCGCCCCGACATGAAGCTGGTGATCAACCGCGCCTGGGGTGATCCACTGAGCCGCCTCAATGGCCTGTTCCAGCTGACCAAAGGCCTTTCAGGCATCGTCAGAAAAGCCGCCAAGGCAAAGAAGGCCGCCTGA